One segment of Formicincola oecophyllae DNA contains the following:
- a CDS encoding lytic transglycosylase domain-containing protein, which produces MSHTAMAGQQPRSDSIRPSPAPAVTSLPCLLALALLAALMGLGGCSSNYDGGQPLLDEQAQYQARAHHYYAAPGSSSDPWGPYIREASQRFDVPEAWIRAVIHQESGGHVFDRNGNFITSAPGAMGLMQLMPPSYEELRNEYNLGDDAYDPHDNIMAGTAYIRQMYDIYGSPGFLAAYNDGPGNVDRYLRNNKPLPRETRRYVAIIGRQIAGISPVHVSDADLKVARHDGRARTGSDNDSDSSYAAYDGPTPSTSSSAAAVRAAWAAREQGGGAAPAYSSTYADNSAYNDSYNGGSSSGAYTPTPTYTPPTYGHRAFRQPLYRHAVTTRATRIGHQTVRMPATAWKPPPQKTASGNWSVQVGSYLKRAQAQQAVAGARRYGVPGQASITSVRVKGKTYWRARIGGLSGQQAARSCRQMAGHQTCLAVPPSAHF; this is translated from the coding sequence ATGAGTCACACCGCCATGGCAGGACAGCAGCCCCGTTCAGATTCAATCAGGCCTTCCCCTGCCCCGGCCGTGACGTCCCTGCCCTGCCTGCTGGCCTTGGCGCTGCTAGCAGCCCTGATGGGCCTTGGCGGGTGCAGCAGTAATTATGACGGTGGCCAGCCCCTGCTGGATGAACAGGCCCAGTATCAAGCCCGGGCCCACCATTACTATGCGGCCCCTGGTTCCTCATCAGACCCGTGGGGTCCTTACATCAGGGAGGCCTCCCAGCGCTTTGACGTGCCTGAAGCCTGGATCCGCGCTGTTATCCACCAGGAATCAGGCGGCCATGTTTTTGACCGCAACGGCAATTTCATCACCTCCGCGCCAGGCGCTATGGGGCTGATGCAGCTCATGCCGCCCTCTTATGAGGAGCTGCGCAACGAATACAACCTGGGTGACGATGCCTACGACCCCCATGACAACATCATGGCAGGCACAGCCTACATCAGGCAGATGTACGACATCTACGGCTCACCTGGGTTTTTGGCGGCCTACAATGACGGCCCTGGCAATGTTGACCGCTACCTGCGCAACAACAAGCCGCTACCACGCGAAACCAGGCGTTACGTGGCCATCATCGGGCGCCAGATCGCTGGTATATCCCCCGTTCACGTCTCTGACGCCGACTTGAAGGTGGCGCGCCATGATGGCCGGGCCAGGACGGGGTCCGACAATGACAGCGACAGCTCCTATGCCGCCTATGACGGCCCAACCCCCAGCACAAGCAGTTCGGCTGCGGCCGTGCGGGCTGCTTGGGCCGCGCGCGAACAAGGGGGGGGCGCAGCCCCCGCCTACAGTTCCACTTATGCTGACAACAGCGCTTACAATGATTCCTACAACGGTGGTTCCAGCAGTGGCGCCTACACGCCAACGCCCACCTACACGCCACCAACCTATGGCCACAGGGCATTCAGGCAGCCCCTTTACAGGCATGCCGTCACCACCCGTGCAACCCGCATTGGCCACCAAACGGTGCGCATGCCGGCAACAGCTTGGAAGCCGCCACCCCAGAAAACCGCCAGTGGCAATTGGAGCGTGCAGGTGGGCAGCTACCTCAAGCGCGCCCAGGCCCAGCAGGCTGTGGCTGGCGCGCGCAGGTACGGTGTACCAGGCCAGGCCTCCATCACCAGCGTCCGCGTGAAGGGCAAAACCTACTGGCGTGCCAGGATTGGGGGCCTTTCAGGCCAGCAGGCGGCGCGCAGCTGCCGGCAGATGGCAGGGCACCAAACCTGCCTGGCCGTGCCGCCATCAGCCCATTTCTAA